One genomic window of Boudabousia tangfeifanii includes the following:
- a CDS encoding GNAT family N-acetyltransferase: MNPPRKALTLPPDTEQIKWRWMAESDARLVHQVFNEIEELSQPFFRTTFDEVHQLFTQTSKWLGIIGVDRAGHPRAFLHARLKLAANMQVPCNSGTHPDFRTSELIENMLNWQEQAAAQLASTVGVTTGYSIVCSAQYHDLDIYLAALQHRNYEWTSSFHEMRAELDPIPPVGVAGPLIQIEPWNANWENLVRLAALEFAPETVHSQGRSLSQWMSNRNNFDPSLSFVALDRSTDRAEVAGFIMTAKYKEDWEILGWQEGYIDLLEVGPQWRDENVGRELVVAVMHACAEAGLAKVATGVSSHHEAAATRLFGSLGFEEVSQERKYTLEV, translated from the coding sequence ATGAACCCGCCAAGAAAAGCACTGACGCTACCGCCAGATACTGAACAAATTAAATGGCGATGGATGGCCGAATCCGATGCCAGACTAGTGCACCAAGTATTCAATGAAATCGAAGAGCTCTCGCAACCGTTCTTCCGGACAACGTTTGATGAAGTACATCAGCTATTTACCCAAACCTCCAAATGGCTTGGGATTATCGGGGTAGATCGGGCCGGCCACCCACGGGCATTTCTGCACGCCAGGTTAAAACTGGCTGCCAACATGCAGGTTCCTTGTAACAGTGGAACCCACCCAGATTTTAGAACTTCGGAACTGATTGAGAATATGCTTAACTGGCAGGAACAAGCTGCTGCTCAGTTAGCGTCCACCGTTGGGGTTACCACTGGCTACAGTATCGTCTGTTCTGCGCAATATCATGATTTAGATATTTATTTAGCGGCACTACAGCATCGCAACTATGAATGGACCTCATCATTTCATGAAATGCGAGCCGAACTGGATCCGATTCCGCCAGTCGGCGTGGCAGGTCCACTGATTCAAATCGAACCTTGGAATGCCAATTGGGAAAACCTAGTGCGTCTAGCGGCTTTAGAGTTTGCGCCCGAAACTGTTCACTCTCAAGGTCGTAGCCTCAGCCAGTGGATGTCGAACCGAAACAACTTTGATCCTTCCCTTTCTTTTGTAGCCTTAGATCGGAGTACCGACCGGGCAGAAGTCGCCGGCTTTATCATGACTGCCAAGTACAAAGAGGACTGGGAAATCCTAGGATGGCAAGAAGGATATATTGACCTACTAGAAGTTGGCCCCCAATGGCGAGATGAAAACGTGGGTCGAGAACTAGTAGTTGCCGTCATGCACGCTTGTGCCGAGGCAGGGTTGGCAAAGGTCGCAACTGGGGTCTCTTCCCATCACGAAGCTGCTGCCACTAGGCTCTTTGGCTCCTTAGGATTCGAAGAAGTTTCACAAGAACGAAAATATACTCTCGAAGTCTAA